One window of Catonella massiliensis genomic DNA carries:
- a CDS encoding DNA internalization-related competence protein ComEC/Rec2 codes for MLRIKRPLVAAVLFVILLIMAYDSLSKDEGFAYIGKTLSLTGRIKEIKSYDVPFGERSYRLKVKADSDEISAFILKIKESDLFAGCNLYNDVDIDLSELSRILYGREISCTGSFEAFDGELNPGQFDANAYYKNEGYTGILDAKDIRIVKEEGSFSPDIYLHRLNLAISDKYKKILGDKNAGSLSAMVLGDKRGLDEEIKELYQENSISHLLSISGLHISLLGGAVFLFLRRLKISFSFPLIASSIILIIYGAFTGFSVSTSRAIVMMSVLFISFVIGKSYDLPSGLALAALILIVMNHRVIYQSGFLLSFFAVIGIFYIMPELLYIFKVDIYHKRGIIKGLHLLLASIISSISILLATLPIVLNNFYEVSLTGILLNIIVIPLMSLVVITGLLGGFVALVSEILGSFILGITHYILNLYTLFCRLGDRLTFLRLIIGKPDKWQIVLYYLILVIVFYLLALKRRENKLRSLKNNLPEGYNTSKRIVFTALMTFTSFLIIAYKPREFSINMLDIGQGDCFVVNDGNNDIYISDCGSTTVQNVGKTRLLPFLKSKGWGKVDTIFISHMDKDHVNGVNDLLKCAEITIGRIIISASYTSDKLNCAELEELKELAKMRDIKLFYMKKGDEIVGKDISFRCIYPTGEEDIKDQNEASIVMRMDYKGLSMLFTGDIAGSTEEKIIDSTGKDILDCDILKVCHHGSKNSSTDDFLKKVSPKLYLISCGLMNRYGHPHRDALSRMTGEGGRILRTDHMGGTQIKLADGKLIITKAGKNLTGKRFSPAVECDCEDCERIKVNTHLVKP; via the coding sequence TTGCTGAGAATTAAAAGACCGCTTGTAGCTGCGGTACTATTTGTTATACTCCTGATAATGGCTTATGACAGCCTAAGTAAAGACGAGGGTTTTGCCTATATTGGCAAGACCCTAAGCCTGACCGGAAGGATAAAGGAGATAAAAAGCTACGATGTGCCCTTTGGTGAGCGAAGCTACAGGCTGAAGGTAAAAGCCGATTCTGATGAGATAAGCGCCTTCATCCTTAAAATAAAAGAAAGTGACCTGTTTGCGGGCTGTAACCTTTATAATGACGTGGATATAGATTTATCCGAGCTTTCTAGGATTCTATATGGCAGGGAAATAAGCTGCACCGGAAGCTTTGAAGCTTTTGACGGAGAGCTAAACCCCGGACAGTTTGACGCTAACGCCTACTATAAAAATGAAGGCTATACCGGTATTCTGGATGCAAAAGATATAAGGATTGTGAAAGAAGAGGGGAGCTTTTCTCCTGATATATATCTACATAGATTAAATCTGGCAATTTCTGACAAATATAAGAAGATTCTTGGTGATAAAAATGCAGGAAGCCTTTCGGCTATGGTTTTAGGTGACAAAAGAGGTCTGGACGAAGAAATAAAAGAACTATATCAGGAAAATTCAATAAGCCATCTGCTTTCAATCTCAGGTCTGCATATTTCTCTATTAGGTGGTGCTGTTTTTCTCTTTCTAAGAAGGTTAAAGATCAGCTTTAGCTTCCCACTCATTGCATCAAGCATTATTTTGATTATATATGGAGCATTTACCGGGTTTTCAGTATCTACCTCAAGAGCTATTGTTATGATGAGCGTACTGTTTATTTCTTTCGTCATAGGGAAAAGCTATGACTTGCCCAGTGGGCTTGCTCTTGCAGCTCTCATACTTATTGTAATGAATCATAGAGTCATATATCAAAGTGGTTTTTTACTTTCGTTCTTTGCGGTTATAGGAATATTCTATATAATGCCTGAATTGTTGTATATTTTTAAGGTCGATATCTACCATAAAAGAGGGATAATAAAAGGACTACACCTCCTTCTTGCCTCCATCATATCTTCCATAAGCATCCTGCTAGCTACACTCCCCATCGTACTAAATAACTTTTATGAGGTTTCACTTACAGGAATCCTCCTAAACATTATAGTCATTCCTCTTATGTCGCTGGTTGTTATCACAGGGCTTTTAGGAGGCTTTGTGGCACTTGTATCTGAGATTTTGGGAAGCTTCATCCTTGGCATCACACATTATATCTTAAACTTATACACCCTCTTTTGCAGGCTGGGTGATAGGCTTACCTTCCTTAGACTAATCATAGGAAAGCCTGATAAATGGCAGATAGTACTTTACTACCTGATACTTGTGATAGTATTTTACCTTCTAGCACTAAAGCGAAGGGAAAATAAGCTTCGGTCACTAAAGAACAATCTGCCTGAAGGATATAATACATCCAAAAGAATAGTATTTACAGCGCTTATGACCTTTACCTCCTTTTTAATTATTGCATATAAACCAAGAGAATTCTCCATCAATATGCTTGATATAGGACAGGGTGACTGCTTTGTAGTAAATGATGGCAATAACGATATTTACATATCGGACTGTGGTAGTACAACAGTACAAAACGTAGGTAAAACAAGGCTTTTACCCTTCTTAAAGTCGAAAGGCTGGGGGAAGGTAGATACGATTTTTATCTCACACATGGATAAAGATCATGTAAATGGGGTAAATGATTTGCTTAAATGTGCCGAAATAACTATTGGTAGAATAATTATCTCCGCAAGCTACACATCAGATAAGCTTAACTGTGCAGAGCTTGAAGAGCTAAAGGAGCTGGCTAAAATGCGTGATATTAAGCTCTTTTACATGAAAAAAGGAGATGAAATTGTAGGTAAAGATATTAGCTTTAGATGTATCTATCCGACAGGAGAAGAAGACATTAAAGATCAGAACGAAGCCTCCATTGTGATGAGGATGGATTATAAGGGATTGTCGATGCTCTTTACAGGAGATATAGCAGGCTCTACAGAGGAAAAGATAATTGACAGCACTGGAAAAGACATCCTTGACTGTGATATCTTGAAGGTTTGCCATCACGGAAGCAAGAATTCTTCCACAGATGACTTCCTAAAGAAAGTCAGTCCAAAGCTTTATCTTATAAGCTGTGGCCTTATGAACCGTTATGGACATCCTCATAGAGATGCTCTATCCAGGATGACAGGAGAAGGCGGCAGGATACTAAGAACCGACCATATGGGAGGAACACAGATAAAGCTTGCGGATGGAAAGCTTATCATAACCAAGGCAGGAAAGAACCTTACAGGCAAACGCTTTTCTCCGGCAGTCGAATGTGACTGTGAAGACTGCGAAAGGATAAAAGTAAATACTCACCTTGTTAAACCATAA
- the tyrS gene encoding tyrosine--tRNA ligase → MTVYEELKARGLIAQVTNEEEISKMINEGKAVFYIGFDPTADSLHVGHFMALCLMKRLQMAGNKPIALMGGGTGMIGDPSGRSDMRTMMTKETIEHNCECFKKQMERFIDFGEGKAIMVNNADWLLGLNYIEFLRDIGPHFSVNRMLAAECYKQRMEKGLSFLEFNYMLMQGYDFYMLYQKYGCNMEFGGDDQWSNMLAGTELIRRKLGKDAHAMTITLLLNSEGKKMGKTASGAVWLDPEKTTPYEFYQYWRNVDDTDVLKCLKLLTFLPIEDILAMESWEGAKLNEAKEILAYELTKLVHGEVEAAKAQSAAKALFAGGGSLENMPSFAISMEDARDGVFDIITLLHKSGLVATRSEGRRAVEQGGVVVNDNKVTDFAATFTPDELRGDGLIVRKGKKKFCKVVLE, encoded by the coding sequence ATGACTGTTTACGAGGAACTTAAGGCAAGGGGGCTGATAGCCCAGGTAACTAACGAGGAAGAAATCAGCAAGATGATAAATGAGGGAAAGGCTGTGTTCTATATAGGCTTTGACCCTACTGCCGACAGCCTTCATGTGGGACATTTTATGGCGCTCTGCCTGATGAAGCGCCTCCAGATGGCAGGTAATAAGCCTATAGCCCTTATGGGTGGCGGTACAGGTATGATAGGCGACCCTTCCGGCAGGAGTGATATGCGTACCATGATGACTAAGGAGACCATAGAGCATAACTGTGAGTGCTTTAAGAAGCAGATGGAGCGCTTTATAGACTTTGGCGAGGGCAAGGCTATCATGGTAAATAACGCTGACTGGCTCCTAGGCCTTAACTATATTGAGTTCCTTAGGGATATAGGCCCTCATTTCTCAGTAAACAGGATGCTTGCGGCGGAGTGCTACAAGCAGCGTATGGAGAAGGGGCTTAGCTTCCTTGAGTTTAACTACATGCTTATGCAGGGCTATGATTTCTATATGTTATACCAGAAATACGGCTGTAATATGGAGTTTGGCGGAGATGACCAGTGGAGCAATATGCTTGCAGGAACTGAGCTTATAAGAAGAAAGCTTGGTAAAGATGCACACGCTATGACTATCACTCTCCTGCTTAATTCTGAGGGCAAGAAGATGGGTAAGACTGCAAGCGGTGCTGTGTGGCTTGACCCTGAGAAGACTACGCCTTATGAGTTCTACCAGTACTGGAGAAATGTAGATGACACAGATGTACTTAAGTGCCTTAAGCTCCTTACCTTCCTTCCTATAGAGGATATCCTTGCTATGGAGTCCTGGGAGGGTGCGAAGTTAAACGAAGCGAAGGAAATCCTTGCATACGAGCTTACTAAGCTTGTGCACGGAGAAGTGGAGGCAGCGAAGGCTCAGTCTGCTGCGAAGGCCTTGTTTGCAGGTGGCGGAAGCCTTGAGAATATGCCTTCCTTTGCTATCTCTATGGAGGATGCAAGAGACGGTGTATTTGACATCATTACCCTGCTTCACAAGTCCGGCCTTGTGGCTACCCGCTCAGAGGGCAGACGTGCTGTAGAACAGGGAGGAGTGGTTGTAAATGACAACAAGGTAACTGACTTTGCCGCCACCTTCACTCCTGATGAGCTAAGGGGCGATGGACTTATAGTAAGAAAGGGTAAGAAGAAGTTCTGCAAGGTGGTACTGGAGTAG
- a CDS encoding type II secretion system F family protein gives MADFTYLAIDNKGKEKKGTIQAENKGDAVTQIKKNEMTLIRIEEANILTKDIEFSFGSGIKIRDLSVFCRQFISMINAGVTIIDALEMLSVATENKTMAKTIVKVRANIQKGETLSESMAKYPKIFPSIMISMVAAGEASGKLEVAFERMAERFEKKAKLDAMLKKASVYPTIVMIVSVIVIIVMLVQIIPTYKSMFDQLGADLPIQTVLAVKLSDFIIARWYVLVGLLIAFIVAVNVYKKTIPGQITFGTIARKLPVFGIINVKNASANFARTLSTLVYAGLPMVEALEITSNTMENYLYKECLKKAKEEVVKGVPMSEPIQKSGLFPPMVGYMTRIGEETGDIEGMLSKLADYYDEEVEMATQTLMAALEPMIMMVLAGIVILLISVIMGPMISMYGALDNL, from the coding sequence GTGGCAGATTTTACATATCTTGCGATAGACAACAAAGGAAAAGAAAAGAAGGGTACCATACAGGCTGAAAACAAGGGTGATGCGGTCACTCAGATAAAGAAAAACGAGATGACGCTTATCCGCATTGAAGAGGCGAATATCCTTACCAAGGACATAGAGTTTAGCTTTGGAAGCGGTATTAAGATAAGAGACCTCAGTGTGTTCTGTAGGCAGTTCATCAGTATGATAAATGCAGGTGTAACCATCATAGATGCTTTAGAGATGTTGTCTGTGGCTACAGAGAATAAGACCATGGCAAAGACCATAGTAAAGGTAAGAGCCAATATCCAAAAGGGTGAGACCCTCTCGGAGTCTATGGCAAAGTACCCTAAGATATTCCCTTCCATCATGATATCCATGGTGGCGGCAGGAGAGGCTTCAGGTAAGCTTGAGGTAGCCTTTGAGCGTATGGCGGAGAGATTCGAGAAGAAGGCTAAGTTAGATGCCATGCTTAAGAAGGCATCTGTATATCCTACCATAGTTATGATAGTATCTGTTATAGTCATCATAGTGATGCTGGTACAGATTATACCTACCTACAAGTCGATGTTTGACCAGCTGGGAGCAGACCTTCCTATACAGACAGTGCTTGCAGTGAAGCTTAGTGACTTCATCATAGCCAGGTGGTACGTGCTTGTAGGCCTTCTCATTGCCTTCATTGTGGCTGTGAATGTATACAAGAAGACGATACCCGGTCAGATAACCTTCGGTACCATAGCCAGGAAGCTCCCTGTATTTGGTATCATCAATGTAAAGAATGCCTCGGCAAACTTTGCAAGAACACTGTCAACCCTGGTATATGCAGGACTTCCTATGGTGGAGGCACTTGAGATTACCTCCAACACCATGGAAAACTACCTATATAAGGAATGTCTTAAGAAGGCAAAGGAAGAGGTAGTAAAGGGTGTGCCTATGTCAGAGCCTATACAAAAGAGCGGGCTTTTCCCTCCTATGGTAGGCTATATGACAAGGATAGGAGAGGAAACAGGAGACATAGAGGGTATGCTAAGTAAGCTAGCCGACTACTATGATGAAGAGGTAGAGATGGCTACACAGACACTGATGGCGGCACTTGAGCCTATGATAATGATGGTGCTTGCGGGCATCGTTATCCTCCTCATATCTGTTATCATGGGGCCTATGATATCCATGTACGGAGCACTTGACAATCTATAA
- a CDS encoding GspE/PulE family protein produces the protein MLVRKGKKRIGDILVEEGILTEEQLEEALKAAKAENKKIGEAITDLGFATEQDIAEALSSQLGFEYVNLSTVHIPDNVLSLINESVLRKHLMIPYAFVPNTINQVKVAMVDPMDMSAIDDFSIVTNLLVVPSVATTRDILIALDRYYGDTETIKAAQEYAREREDLAAKLAEGDLSSQDVQSSPVVQLVTSMVEQAARQRASDIHIEAKEDSVRVRFRIDGSLYEKFTYSIHLLPAIMARLKIIGGMDIAEKRKPQDGRFTILVDKREYDIRVSVLPTVYGEKCVMRLAQKKALTRNKSELGFSPSELQAFDDILKNPNGILLVTGPTGSGKSTTLYTALSELNKEDVNIVTVEDPVEANIDGINQVQVNVKAELTFASALRSILRQDPDIIMIGEIRDGETAQIAVQASITGHLVVSTLHTNSAAGSINRLINMGVEGYLLADSLVGIIAQRLVRRLCPYCKKPHLITDTERRIMGIRADVNPEIYEPVGCERCDNTGYSGRIGIYEIMKITPPLKELISKNASVSELKQMGMREGMHTLRQSATMLVIKGITSVHEMIKTTFEN, from the coding sequence ATGCTGGTACGTAAGGGAAAGAAGAGAATAGGCGATATTCTGGTAGAAGAGGGGATACTTACAGAAGAACAGCTTGAAGAAGCTCTTAAGGCTGCGAAAGCAGAGAATAAGAAGATAGGTGAGGCCATAACTGACTTAGGCTTTGCTACTGAGCAGGACATAGCTGAGGCTCTTTCTTCACAGTTAGGCTTTGAGTATGTGAACCTATCGACAGTACATATCCCCGATAACGTACTAAGCCTCATAAATGAAAGCGTACTAAGGAAGCATCTGATGATACCTTATGCCTTCGTACCTAATACCATCAATCAGGTAAAGGTAGCCATGGTAGACCCCATGGATATGTCAGCCATAGATGACTTTAGTATAGTGACCAATCTCCTCGTAGTACCATCGGTAGCTACTACCCGTGACATTCTCATAGCCCTTGACAGATACTATGGAGATACAGAGACAATAAAGGCAGCCCAGGAATACGCTAGGGAAAGAGAGGACCTGGCGGCTAAGCTTGCAGAAGGTGATTTGTCAAGCCAGGACGTACAAAGCTCCCCTGTAGTACAGCTTGTAACCTCTATGGTAGAGCAGGCAGCCAGACAGAGAGCCAGCGATATACATATAGAAGCAAAAGAAGATTCTGTACGTGTACGCTTTCGTATAGACGGCTCGCTTTATGAGAAATTCACCTATTCCATCCACCTCCTTCCTGCCATTATGGCAAGACTTAAGATAATAGGCGGTATGGATATCGCAGAGAAGAGAAAGCCTCAGGATGGAAGATTCACCATCCTGGTAGACAAGAGGGAGTATGACATCCGAGTGTCTGTACTTCCTACAGTATACGGAGAAAAGTGTGTTATGCGACTTGCCCAGAAGAAGGCCCTTACCAGAAACAAGAGTGAACTGGGCTTCTCCCCTTCCGAGCTTCAGGCCTTTGACGACATACTTAAGAACCCTAACGGTATCCTCCTTGTTACAGGGCCTACGGGAAGCGGAAAGTCTACCACACTTTATACCGCACTTTCAGAGCTTAACAAAGAGGATGTAAACATAGTCACTGTAGAAGACCCTGTAGAGGCAAACATAGACGGCATCAATCAGGTACAGGTAAATGTAAAGGCAGAACTCACCTTTGCGAGTGCCCTCCGCTCTATCCTTCGACAGGACCCGGACATCATCATGATAGGAGAGATACGAGACGGCGAGACAGCTCAGATAGCGGTGCAGGCCTCCATCACAGGACACCTCGTGGTAAGCACCCTGCATACAAACTCAGCCGCAGGAAGCATCAACCGTCTCATCAATATGGGAGTGGAGGGCTACCTCCTTGCAGACTCCCTGGTAGGAATCATAGCACAGAGACTCGTAAGAAGGCTCTGCCCGTACTGTAAGAAGCCTCACTTAATCACCGATACCGAAAGAAGGATAATGGGCATAAGGGCAGATGTAAATCCCGAGATATATGAGCCGGTTGGCTGTGAGAGGTGTGACAACACAGGATACTCAGGGCGTATCGGTATATATGAGATAATGAAAATCACACCTCCTCTTAAGGAGCTGATATCAAAAAATGCCTCCGTAAGTGAGCTAAAGCAAATGGGAATGCGTGAGGGTATGCACACCTTAAGGCAGAGTGCAACTATGCTGGTAATAAAGGGCATAACCTCAGTCCACGAGATGATAAAAACTACCTTTGAGAACTAA
- a CDS encoding type IV pilus twitching motility protein PilT, whose product MTIEEILRLSQEKRASDIHLSPGSPLMFRIDGEMVPQTDYHLTPEETWGAISYVMSEDDIRNLKEAGELDFAFSLPGLFRVRVNVFSQRGTYAAALRILSFETPTPEKLAIPHSVVKLTHKKRGLVLVTGATGSGKSTTLASLIGEISGRDAKNIITLEDPIEYLHPHKRCIVSQREIGSDTTSYAAALKAALREDPDVILVGEMRDLETIAIAITAAETGHLVFSTLHTNSAADSIERMIDVFPPHQQQQIRVQLAGVLEGVVTQQLLPRIEGKGRLAAYEVMIATHAIRNLIREGKTYQIPSLIQTGKKDGMQSMDDAIYELYVKGRIDEETALRHAFSFERMKQRIGRF is encoded by the coding sequence ATGACGATAGAAGAAATACTTAGACTTTCCCAGGAGAAAAGAGCATCAGACATACATCTCTCTCCGGGAAGTCCGCTTATGTTTAGAATAGACGGTGAGATGGTTCCACAGACTGACTACCACCTCACCCCTGAAGAGACCTGGGGAGCAATCTCCTACGTAATGAGCGAAGATGACATACGTAACCTAAAGGAGGCAGGAGAGCTTGACTTTGCCTTCTCCCTTCCGGGCCTTTTTAGAGTACGTGTAAATGTATTCAGCCAGAGAGGCACCTATGCGGCGGCGCTTAGAATACTTAGCTTTGAGACACCTACTCCTGAAAAGCTTGCCATACCACACTCGGTAGTGAAGCTTACCCACAAGAAGAGGGGGCTAGTATTGGTTACAGGAGCTACAGGAAGTGGTAAGTCCACCACACTTGCAAGCCTTATAGGAGAGATATCGGGAAGGGATGCCAAGAACATCATCACACTTGAAGACCCTATCGAGTACCTACACCCACATAAGAGATGTATAGTAAGCCAGAGAGAGATAGGCTCAGATACCACCTCGTACGCAGCAGCACTGAAGGCTGCCCTTAGAGAAGACCCTGATGTCATCCTGGTAGGAGAGATGAGAGACCTGGAGACCATCGCCATCGCTATCACAGCGGCTGAGACCGGACACCTTGTATTCTCGACCCTTCATACCAACTCTGCGGCTGACTCCATAGAGCGTATGATAGACGTATTTCCTCCACACCAGCAGCAGCAGATAAGGGTTCAGCTTGCGGGAGTCCTTGAAGGAGTAGTCACACAGCAGCTTCTTCCAAGGATAGAAGGCAAGGGAAGGCTTGCTGCCTACGAGGTCATGATAGCCACCCACGCCATAAGGAACCTTATCAGAGAAGGAAAGACCTACCAGATACCTTCCCTCATCCAGACTGGAAAGAAAGACGGTATGCAGTCCATGGATGATGCCATATACGAGCTGTATGTGAAAGGAAGAATAGACGAAGAGACTGCACTTAGACATGCTTTCAGCTTTGAGAGGATGAAGCAGAGAATCGGAAGATTTTAG
- a CDS encoding transglutaminase domain-containing protein: MNRLYKYLFALSLLLLAFLANPDKALADSATIENANDGTVKLVYNNDNDARVKLLVQLTGGTQYKYDIPKGNVDINIPLTQGNGEYKLILCRNISGTKYAVVQTVSVTQRLSSDNDAFLSSNLIIDWNTTNEAIKKAQELAKKGGSKKIKYIYDFVVKNYSYDYDKANNINEIAKYSQYIPNIKKIYTDKKGICYDYSVLLASMLRSVGVPTKVVTGYTVNATVYHAWNNVYDNSKWNVVDATYDAQMYRAKRSYSMYKSFSDYKDIVYTY; this comes from the coding sequence ATGAACAGACTTTACAAATACTTGTTTGCGTTAAGCCTGTTGTTACTGGCTTTTCTGGCAAACCCCGATAAGGCACTCGCAGACAGCGCAACTATAGAGAACGCAAACGATGGAACAGTTAAACTTGTCTACAACAACGACAATGATGCAAGGGTTAAGCTTCTTGTTCAGCTTACCGGAGGCACTCAGTACAAGTATGACATACCTAAGGGAAATGTAGACATCAATATCCCTCTTACACAGGGAAATGGTGAGTACAAGCTCATCCTATGTAGAAACATCTCAGGTACCAAATACGCAGTAGTGCAGACAGTAAGTGTTACCCAGAGACTTTCAAGTGACAATGATGCTTTCCTTTCATCTAACCTCATTATAGACTGGAATACTACCAATGAAGCCATCAAAAAGGCTCAGGAGTTAGCAAAGAAAGGTGGAAGCAAGAAGATTAAGTACATCTACGACTTTGTAGTTAAGAATTACTCTTATGACTATGACAAAGCCAACAACATCAACGAGATAGCAAAGTACTCACAGTACATTCCAAACATCAAGAAGATATATACAGATAAGAAAGGTATCTGCTACGATTATTCAGTGCTCTTAGCTTCGATGTTAAGAAGCGTGGGGGTTCCTACAAAGGTAGTTACAGGATATACCGTTAATGCCACAGTATATCACGCTTGGAACAATGTATATGACAACTCCAAGTGGAACGTAGTAGATGCAACCTACGATGCACAGATGTACAGAGCAAAGAGAAGCTACAGTATGTACAAGAGCTTCAGTGATTATAAGGACATCGTATATACCTACTAA